A portion of the Sus scrofa isolate TJ Tabasco breed Duroc chromosome 5, Sscrofa11.1, whole genome shotgun sequence genome contains these proteins:
- the LOC110260739 gene encoding protein starmaker-like isoform X2, translating to MRCFQDHLLEDHHPDPLLMVKTRVMNLSKDLPHKVMDPSRDHPHKVTNFSKDHRHKVADPSRGHPHKVTNLSKDHPHKVTDLSKDHPHKVTDLSKDHPHKATDLSKDHPHKVADPSRGHPHKVTNLSKDHPHKVTNLSKDHPHKVTNLSKDHPHKVTNLSKDHPHKATDLSKDHPHKVTNLSKDHPHKVKNLSKDHPHKATDLSKDHPHKATNLSKDHPHKATNLSKDHPHKVADPSRGHPHKVTNLSKDHPHKVTNLSKDHPHKVTNLSKDHPHKVTNLSKDHPHKATDLSKDHPHKATNLSKDHPHKATNLSKDHRHKVADPSKDHRHKVADPSKDHPHKVTNLSKDHPHKVTNLSKDHPHKATDLSKDHPHKVTDLSKDRPHKATDPSKDHPHRVMDLSKDRPHRATDPSKDHPHRVTDPSRDRPHRVTDPSKDRPHRVTDPSRDRPHRVTDPSKDRPHKVTDPSGDHPHKVTDPSGDHPHKVTDPSGDRPHKVTDPSGDHPLQEDIVFAVLPHLLLENPRDHRLQAGDHKDLPKAHLPRAHHPSNLEFNDRK from the exons ATGAGGTGTTTCCAAGACCACCTCCTGGAGGACCACCACCCAGACCCCCTCCTAATGGTGAAAACCAGAGTGATGAATCTCAGCAAAGACCTCCCCCACAAGGTGATGGACCCCAGCAGAGACCACCCCCACAAGGTGACAAACTTCAGCAAGGACCACCGCCACAAGGTGGCAGACCCCAGCAGAGGCCACCCCCACAAGGTGACGAATCTCAGCAAAGACCATCCTCACAAGGTGACGGACCTCAGCAAGGACCACCCCCACAAGGTGACAGACCTCAGCAAGGACCACCCCCACAAGGCAACGGACCTCAGCAAGGACCACCCCCACAAGGTGGCAGACCCCAGCAGAGGCCACCCCCACAAGGTGACAAACCTCAGCAAGGACCACCCTCACAAGGTGACGAACCTCAGCAAGGACCACCCTCACAAGGTGACGAACCTCAGCAAGGACCACCCTCACAAGGTGACGAACCTCAGCAAGGACCATCCTCACAAGGCGACGGACCTCAGCAAGGACCACCCTCACAAGGTGACGAACCTCAGCAAGGACCACCCTCACAAGGTGAAGAACCTCAGCAAAGACCATCCTCACAAGGCGACGGACCTCAGCAAGGACCACCCTCACAAGGCGACGAACCTCAGCAAGGACCACCCTCACAAGGCGACGAACCTCAGCAAGGACCACCCTCACAAGGTGGCAGACCCCAGCAGAGGCCACCCCCACAAGGTGACAAACCTCAGCAAGGACCACCCTCACAAGGTGACGAACCTCAGCAAGGACCACCCTCACAAGGTGACGAACCTCAGCAAGGACCACCCTCACAAGGTGACGAATCTCAGCAAAGACCATCCTCACAAGGCGACGGACCTCAGCAAGGACCACCCCCACAAGGCGACGAACCTCAGCAAGGACCACCCCCACAAGGCGACGAACCTCAGCAAGGACCACCGCCACAAGGTGGCAGACCCCAGCAAGGACCACCGCCACAAGGTGGCAGACCCCAGCAAGGACCACCCTCACAAGGTGACGAACCTCAGCAAGGACCACCCTCACAAGGTGACGAACCTCAGCAAAGACCATCCTCACAAGGCAACGGACCTCAGCAAGGACCACCCCCACAAGGTGACGGACCTCAGCAAGGACCGCCCCCACAAGGCGACGGACCCCAGCAAGGACCATCCTCACAGGGTGATGGACCTCAGCAAGGACCGCCCCCACAGGGCGACGGACCCCAGCAAGGACCATCCTCACAGGGTGACGGACCCCAGCAGAGACCGCCCTCACAGGGTGACGGACCCCAGCAAGGACCGCCCCCACAGGGTGACGGACCCCAGCAGAGACCGCCCCCACAGGGTGACGGACCCCAGCAAGGACCGCCCCCACAAGGTGACGGACCCCAGCGGAGACCACCCCCACAAGGTGACGGACCCCAGCGGAGACCACCCCCACAAGGTGACGGACCCCAGCGGAGACCGCCCCCACAAGGTGACGGACCCCAGCGGAGACCACCCCCTCCAAGAGGACATCGTGTTCGCCgttctcccccacctcctcctggagAACCCCAGGGACCACCGCCTCCAGGCCGGAGACCACAAAGACCTCCCCAAGGCCCACCTCCCCAGGGCCCACCACCCCAGTAATCTGGAATTCAATGACAG aaaatga
- the LOC110260739 gene encoding protein starmaker-like isoform X1, with product MRCFQDHLLEDHHPDPLLMVKTRVMNLSKDLPHKVMDPSRDHPHKVTNFSKDHRHKVADPSRGHPHKVTNLSKDHPHKVTDLSKDHPHKVTDLSKDHPHKATDLSKDHPHKVADPSRGHPHKVTNLSKDHPHKVTNLSKDHPHKVTNLSKDHPHKVTNLSKDHPHKATDLSKDHPHKVTNLSKDHPHKVKNLSKDHPHKATDLSKDHPHKATNLSKDHPHKATNLSKDHPHKVADPSRGHPHKVTNLSKDHPHKVTNLSKDHPHKVTNLSKDHPHKVTNLSKDHPHKATDLSKDHPHKATNLSKDHPHKATNLSKDHRHKVADPSKDHRHKVADPSKDHPHKVTNLSKDHPHKVTNLSKDHPHKATDLSKDHPHKVTDLSKDRPHKATDPSKDHPHRVMDLSKDRPHRATDPSKDHPHRVTDPSRDRPHRVTDPSKDRPHRVTDPSRDRPHRVTDPSKDRPHKVTDPSGDHPHKVTDPSGDHPHKVTDPSGDRPHKVTDPSGDHPLQEDIVFAVLPHLLLENPRDHRLQAGDHKDLPKAHLPRAHHPSNLEFNDRYDQAHLLSKVLSSTGLKLQCTTDSPGNDEIAQSWTPVLKISIQIF from the coding sequence ATGAGGTGTTTCCAAGACCACCTCCTGGAGGACCACCACCCAGACCCCCTCCTAATGGTGAAAACCAGAGTGATGAATCTCAGCAAAGACCTCCCCCACAAGGTGATGGACCCCAGCAGAGACCACCCCCACAAGGTGACAAACTTCAGCAAGGACCACCGCCACAAGGTGGCAGACCCCAGCAGAGGCCACCCCCACAAGGTGACGAATCTCAGCAAAGACCATCCTCACAAGGTGACGGACCTCAGCAAGGACCACCCCCACAAGGTGACAGACCTCAGCAAGGACCACCCCCACAAGGCAACGGACCTCAGCAAGGACCACCCCCACAAGGTGGCAGACCCCAGCAGAGGCCACCCCCACAAGGTGACAAACCTCAGCAAGGACCACCCTCACAAGGTGACGAACCTCAGCAAGGACCACCCTCACAAGGTGACGAACCTCAGCAAGGACCACCCTCACAAGGTGACGAACCTCAGCAAGGACCATCCTCACAAGGCGACGGACCTCAGCAAGGACCACCCTCACAAGGTGACGAACCTCAGCAAGGACCACCCTCACAAGGTGAAGAACCTCAGCAAAGACCATCCTCACAAGGCGACGGACCTCAGCAAGGACCACCCTCACAAGGCGACGAACCTCAGCAAGGACCACCCTCACAAGGCGACGAACCTCAGCAAGGACCACCCTCACAAGGTGGCAGACCCCAGCAGAGGCCACCCCCACAAGGTGACAAACCTCAGCAAGGACCACCCTCACAAGGTGACGAACCTCAGCAAGGACCACCCTCACAAGGTGACGAACCTCAGCAAGGACCACCCTCACAAGGTGACGAATCTCAGCAAAGACCATCCTCACAAGGCGACGGACCTCAGCAAGGACCACCCCCACAAGGCGACGAACCTCAGCAAGGACCACCCCCACAAGGCGACGAACCTCAGCAAGGACCACCGCCACAAGGTGGCAGACCCCAGCAAGGACCACCGCCACAAGGTGGCAGACCCCAGCAAGGACCACCCTCACAAGGTGACGAACCTCAGCAAGGACCACCCTCACAAGGTGACGAACCTCAGCAAAGACCATCCTCACAAGGCAACGGACCTCAGCAAGGACCACCCCCACAAGGTGACGGACCTCAGCAAGGACCGCCCCCACAAGGCGACGGACCCCAGCAAGGACCATCCTCACAGGGTGATGGACCTCAGCAAGGACCGCCCCCACAGGGCGACGGACCCCAGCAAGGACCATCCTCACAGGGTGACGGACCCCAGCAGAGACCGCCCTCACAGGGTGACGGACCCCAGCAAGGACCGCCCCCACAGGGTGACGGACCCCAGCAGAGACCGCCCCCACAGGGTGACGGACCCCAGCAAGGACCGCCCCCACAAGGTGACGGACCCCAGCGGAGACCACCCCCACAAGGTGACGGACCCCAGCGGAGACCACCCCCACAAGGTGACGGACCCCAGCGGAGACCGCCCCCACAAGGTGACGGACCCCAGCGGAGACCACCCCCTCCAAGAGGACATCGTGTTCGCCgttctcccccacctcctcctggagAACCCCAGGGACCACCGCCTCCAGGCCGGAGACCACAAAGACCTCCCCAAGGCCCACCTCCCCAGGGCCCACCACCCCAGTAATCTGGAATTCAATGACAGGTATGATCAAGCTCATCTTCTCTCAAAGGTCCTAAGTAGTACAGGTCTCAAACTTCAGTGTACTACTGATTCACCTGGAAATGATGAAATTGCACAATCTTGGACCCCAGTTCTAAAGATTTCTATTCAGATATTCTGA